One Terriglobales bacterium genomic region harbors:
- a CDS encoding Xaa-Pro peptidase family protein: protein MTPRYRNGPPITPQEIESRYSKLRAAMARDKLDAMLVCGNQYAGFEGAVRYVSGFEIVHRYAYVLVPLAGEPTLIFPAEARWIGDKKRAWVRDQVWPEVPGRWLRERANLHGWKRLGVAGMDFVMAVRDYRELAQGSCELIKWDFEFDMARAVKSDWELAHIRQSMEVILDGFDALVRAFEPGKTEAEIMAPAVELFFAGGAGPRMMNIVLSGPHGEAEAHFKVPGDRVVNAGDLMLYSLEIGGYEGYWVEFSRALIRGKPSERIQEMAAAYPEAMDAARHLMREGERADSVHRVVADTFAAHGFSLGHLSGHSIGLTMLEHPAIGARSGVELREGMIFSLHPQVIDRDGQVCLYTQDTFRVGRNEGENLADVEWKFYQGGETNAARTTSPAASTRS from the coding sequence ATGACGCCACGTTACCGCAACGGCCCGCCGATCACGCCGCAGGAGATTGAGAGCCGTTACTCCAAGCTGCGCGCAGCCATGGCCCGCGACAAGCTCGATGCGATGCTCGTCTGTGGCAACCAATATGCCGGCTTCGAAGGCGCGGTGCGCTACGTCTCCGGGTTCGAAATCGTGCACCGCTATGCGTACGTCCTGGTCCCCCTGGCAGGCGAGCCGACGCTGATCTTTCCCGCCGAGGCGCGCTGGATTGGCGACAAGAAAAGGGCTTGGGTGCGCGACCAGGTGTGGCCGGAAGTTCCCGGCCGCTGGCTGCGCGAACGGGCGAACCTACACGGCTGGAAGCGCCTGGGCGTCGCCGGCATGGATTTTGTCATGGCGGTGCGCGACTATCGCGAACTGGCGCAGGGCTCCTGCGAACTGATCAAGTGGGACTTCGAGTTCGACATGGCGCGCGCCGTCAAAAGCGATTGGGAACTGGCTCACATCCGGCAGAGCATGGAGGTGATTCTCGACGGTTTCGACGCGCTGGTGCGCGCCTTCGAACCAGGAAAGACGGAGGCGGAAATCATGGCGCCCGCCGTCGAATTATTTTTTGCCGGCGGCGCCGGTCCACGCATGATGAACATCGTGCTGTCGGGACCGCATGGCGAGGCCGAAGCGCACTTCAAGGTTCCCGGCGATCGCGTGGTCAACGCGGGCGACCTCATGCTGTATTCGCTGGAAATCGGCGGCTACGAAGGGTACTGGGTGGAATTCTCTCGCGCGCTCATTCGCGGCAAACCGAGTGAGCGTATTCAGGAGATGGCGGCTGCGTACCCGGAAGCGATGGACGCCGCTCGCCACTTGATGCGGGAAGGCGAGCGGGCCGACAGTGTGCACCGCGTTGTCGCCGACACTTTTGCGGCGCACGGGTTCAGCCTCGGGCACCTTTCCGGCCACTCGATCGGCTTGACCATGCTCGAACATCCCGCGATCGGCGCGCGCAGCGGCGTTGAACTGCGCGAAGGCATGATTTTTTCGTTGCACCCGCAGGTCATCGATCGTGATGGTCAAGTTTGCCTCTATACGCAGGACACGTTTCGCGTCGGCAGGAACGAAGGTGAAAACCTCGCCGACGTGGAATGGAAGTTTTACCAGGGCGGAGAAACGAACGCGGCGCGGACAACATCGCCTGCTGCCTCGACCCGCTCCTAG
- a CDS encoding zinc-dependent alcohol dehydrogenase family protein, with protein sequence MRAMVLDQPRPAEQNPLTLRDVSLPEPRANEIRLRVRCCGVCRTDLHIVEGDLKLPKLPVIPGHQIVGVVDEAGSGVRQFRQGDRVGVPWLYSTDGICAFCRREQENLCDSGRFTGYHVDGGYAEAMIVREEFAYSLPTQFDDEHAAPLLCAGVIGYRSYKLSNVRPGERLGMYGFGGSAHIVMQIARHAGCEVYVFTRAAAHRELALQLGAAWAGASQEQPATPLDAAIIFAPAGSVVPQALRAVRKGGTVALAGITMSPIPALDYDLLYHERALRSAANSTREDVRECLLLAAQVPVKTEVQVFPLEQANQALQELKHSRIDGAAVLRVSQ encoded by the coding sequence ATGCGCGCCATGGTGCTCGACCAACCCCGCCCGGCCGAGCAAAATCCATTGACGTTGCGCGACGTCTCGTTGCCCGAGCCGCGGGCCAACGAAATTCGCCTGCGTGTGCGCTGCTGCGGCGTGTGCCGCACTGACCTGCACATCGTAGAAGGCGACCTTAAGCTGCCTAAGCTGCCCGTTATTCCCGGTCACCAGATCGTCGGAGTGGTGGACGAAGCCGGCAGCGGGGTTCGGCAATTTCGCCAAGGAGATCGGGTCGGCGTTCCCTGGCTGTACTCGACCGACGGCATATGCGCCTTCTGCCGGCGCGAACAGGAGAATCTCTGCGATTCCGGCCGGTTTACCGGCTATCACGTTGACGGCGGATACGCCGAAGCAATGATCGTGCGCGAAGAATTCGCATACTCGCTTCCAACGCAATTCGATGACGAGCACGCCGCGCCGCTGCTGTGCGCCGGCGTGATCGGCTACCGGTCATACAAGTTGAGCAATGTGCGCCCGGGGGAGAGGCTCGGGATGTACGGCTTCGGCGGCTCGGCGCACATCGTGATGCAGATCGCCCGGCACGCGGGATGCGAAGTTTACGTGTTCACGCGCGCGGCCGCGCATCGCGAACTGGCGTTGCAATTGGGCGCTGCCTGGGCGGGAGCGTCGCAAGAGCAACCTGCCACGCCCCTCGATGCCGCCATCATCTTTGCGCCCGCCGGATCGGTGGTGCCGCAAGCATTGCGGGCCGTGCGCAAGGGTGGAACCGTTGCGCTGGCCGGGATCACGATGAGCCCGATTCCGGCGCTCGATTACGATCTCCTGTACCACGAGCGGGCTCTGCGGTCCGCGGCCAACAGCACGCGCGAGGACGTCCGCGAATGCCTGCTCCTTGCCGCCCAGGTTCCGGTGAAAACCGAGGTTCAAGTGTTTCCGCTCGAGCAGGCCAACCAGGCATTGCAGGAGCTGAAGCACAGCCGGATCGACGGCGCGGCTGTGCTGCGTGTTTCCCAATGA
- a CDS encoding fumarylacetoacetate hydrolase family protein produces MRLVTFENPLKQQRTGAIVAGDRVVDLNLACATQHGLQGAAAYRIADALVPAEMRMLFEGGDTSLNAARAALRSAIEHADTVRGPSGEPVVFRRDQVKLKAPIIPRKFFHTAGNFREHHEEATKAGFSHPVLPWIVFFQNIDAIIGPDEPVVYPSHLTQELDYELELAVVTKKAGKHFTPAQAADYIGGYVIFNDITARDIQRNEMKSGVFSFCKGIDTFCPLGPWIVTADEIKDPHNLAMQLRVNGEPRQNSHSSKMSVKIPEILAHYSAMGYSAGDVVSTGTVSGVAAFSGDPKAWYLKPGDVMECEIEQIGVLRNPVIAWEQAHGKAPSLGDRAEFEAKQ; encoded by the coding sequence ATGCGTCTGGTCACCTTTGAAAATCCATTGAAGCAGCAGCGGACGGGCGCGATCGTAGCCGGCGATCGCGTTGTCGACCTCAACCTGGCGTGTGCCACGCAACATGGCCTGCAGGGCGCCGCCGCCTACCGAATCGCCGACGCGCTGGTTCCGGCGGAGATGCGGATGTTGTTTGAAGGCGGCGACACCAGCCTGAACGCGGCGCGTGCCGCTTTGAGGTCTGCGATCGAACACGCCGACACGGTGCGTGGACCCTCGGGAGAGCCCGTCGTATTTCGTCGCGACCAGGTGAAGCTGAAGGCGCCGATCATTCCGCGCAAGTTCTTTCACACCGCCGGCAATTTCCGCGAGCATCACGAGGAAGCAACCAAAGCCGGTTTTTCACACCCGGTGCTGCCTTGGATTGTGTTCTTCCAGAACATCGACGCGATCATTGGCCCCGACGAGCCGGTGGTGTACCCATCGCACCTGACCCAGGAGCTCGATTACGAGCTCGAGTTGGCGGTGGTCACCAAGAAAGCGGGCAAACACTTTACGCCCGCGCAGGCTGCCGACTACATCGGCGGCTACGTCATCTTCAACGACATTACTGCGCGCGACATTCAGCGCAATGAGATGAAATCCGGCGTGTTCAGCTTCTGCAAAGGCATCGACACGTTCTGCCCACTGGGGCCTTGGATCGTCACCGCGGATGAGATCAAGGACCCGCACAACCTCGCCATGCAGCTGCGCGTCAACGGCGAGCCGCGCCAGAATTCCCACTCCAGCAAGATGTCTGTGAAAATTCCCGAGATCCTGGCGCACTATTCCGCCATGGGCTACAGTGCCGGCGATGTGGTCTCGACCGGCACGGTTTCCGGGGTCGCGGCCTTCTCCGGCGATCCCAAGGCGTGGTATTTGAAACCTGGCGACGTCATGGAGTGCGAGATCGAGCAGATTGGCGTGCTGCGCAACCCGGTGATCGCGTGGGAGCAGGCGCACGGCAAAGCTCCTTCCTTGGGTGATCGCGCTGAATTTGAGGCAAAGCAATGA
- a CDS encoding LLM class flavin-dependent oxidoreductase produces MTIPFRIAVLQLSMEPVHETLRMAKACEAAGFDTFWLAEAYPWWRKHSYEARSSTAITALIAHETKRINIGWGIISPYTRHPVQIAMEARVMQDLCGERFLLGLGASKIFMKEIGEGEGKPGTGPAAVMRESLEIIRGALAGGAFRYDGKVFSADVPALRDDAHVSRVHTPMYFAGTGPVLQRMAGSHSDGLLTASITTPEFVRYSRRNMEEGARKAGREPAQLDLGSVIVGSIGRDSRRGKDGAREMAAMYLANKVQNIKGSADVLLQSAGLTFDDIRPIADAMEQGGRRAAARAVSDEVFEKVKPIAGTPDECIARIQEYRNAGCTHIMLEVWGEDREQQAKLFGEAVLPHFRTAGATSK; encoded by the coding sequence GTGACTATTCCTTTCCGCATTGCCGTATTGCAATTGAGCATGGAGCCCGTGCACGAGACCCTGCGCATGGCCAAGGCATGCGAGGCAGCGGGCTTTGACACCTTCTGGCTGGCGGAGGCCTACCCCTGGTGGCGCAAGCATTCCTACGAAGCGCGCTCTTCCACCGCAATCACGGCGTTGATTGCCCATGAGACAAAGCGCATCAACATCGGCTGGGGCATCATCTCGCCGTACACCCGTCATCCGGTGCAGATCGCGATGGAAGCGCGCGTGATGCAAGACCTGTGCGGAGAGCGCTTCCTGCTCGGCCTGGGCGCTTCGAAAATCTTCATGAAGGAAATCGGGGAAGGCGAAGGCAAGCCTGGAACCGGGCCCGCCGCCGTCATGCGCGAGAGCCTGGAAATCATTCGCGGCGCTCTGGCCGGCGGCGCCTTTCGCTACGACGGCAAAGTCTTCTCGGCTGACGTCCCAGCGTTGCGTGACGACGCTCACGTGTCCCGCGTACATACGCCGATGTACTTCGCCGGCACCGGCCCGGTGCTGCAGCGCATGGCCGGCAGCCATAGCGATGGCCTGCTGACCGCGAGCATTACGACACCGGAGTTCGTGCGCTACTCGCGGCGCAACATGGAGGAGGGCGCGCGCAAGGCGGGCCGCGAACCTGCCCAACTCGATCTTGGTTCGGTGATCGTGGGGAGCATCGGCCGAGATTCACGACGAGGGAAGGATGGGGCGCGGGAGATGGCTGCGATGTATCTCGCCAACAAGGTGCAGAACATCAAAGGATCGGCAGACGTGCTGTTGCAATCCGCAGGCCTGACCTTCGACGACATTCGTCCCATCGCTGACGCCATGGAGCAAGGCGGACGCCGGGCGGCGGCGCGCGCCGTCTCTGACGAGGTTTTCGAGAAAGTGAAGCCGATCGCGGGAACGCCCGACGAGTGCATCGCGCGCATCCAGGAATACCGCAATGCCGGTTGTACGCACATCATGCTGGAAGTCTGGGGTGAGGATCGCGAGCAGCAGGCGAAGTTGTTCGGGGAGGCGGTGCTGCCGCACTTCCGCACTGCAGGCGCAACTTCAAAATAA
- a CDS encoding ketopantoate reductase family protein: protein MRICIIGCGAIGSLFAAHLARAGEAEVFAFDVSQDQVCAVKQRGLRISGEANFTVQLQASSNAAEIPRCDYGIVATKSTHTRPAIAATARIFDDNSAVCSVQNGVGNEEIIAEHVRYVIRGTTFPAGHIVEPGHVGFDIRGDTWIGPFEPSATPMEKITELAGLITRAGMNTIAMEDARGAQWTKLIFNAGTNPVGALTQLHHGAAAFFKPTGELFDALIDEGLAVAQALGIKLDGDPKALVKKAAHAPGKHKASMLQDILARRQTEVDFMNGAIVKWGEKTGVPTPLNRAVWQLIKGLEHSWTNP, encoded by the coding sequence ATGCGCATCTGCATCATCGGTTGCGGCGCCATCGGCAGCCTGTTCGCCGCGCACCTGGCACGAGCAGGCGAGGCCGAGGTGTTTGCATTCGATGTCTCGCAGGACCAGGTCTGCGCTGTCAAGCAGCGCGGGCTGCGCATCTCCGGTGAGGCCAATTTTACCGTGCAGTTGCAGGCCTCGAGCAACGCCGCCGAAATCCCACGCTGCGATTACGGGATCGTCGCGACCAAGAGCACGCACACGCGACCCGCGATCGCCGCCACCGCACGCATCTTTGACGACAACAGCGCCGTCTGCTCGGTTCAGAACGGTGTGGGCAACGAGGAAATCATCGCCGAGCACGTGCGTTACGTCATTCGCGGCACCACGTTTCCCGCGGGGCACATCGTTGAGCCCGGCCATGTGGGCTTCGACATCCGCGGCGACACCTGGATTGGCCCCTTCGAGCCGAGCGCAACTCCGATGGAAAAGATCACGGAACTGGCCGGCCTGATCACGCGCGCGGGAATGAATACGATTGCGATGGAGGACGCCCGCGGCGCACAGTGGACGAAACTGATTTTCAATGCCGGCACCAATCCTGTGGGAGCGCTGACGCAGCTGCATCACGGCGCGGCGGCATTTTTCAAGCCCACGGGCGAATTGTTCGACGCGCTCATTGATGAGGGACTTGCGGTTGCCCAGGCCCTCGGCATCAAACTCGACGGCGATCCCAAGGCGCTGGTGAAAAAAGCGGCTCACGCCCCCGGCAAACACAAAGCCAGCATGCTGCAGGACATTCTCGCCAGGCGGCAAACAGAAGTGGATTTCATGAACGGCGCGATCGTGAAGTGGGGCGAGAAGACCGGCGTGCCGACGCCGCTGAACCGCGCCGTGTGGCAACTGATCAAGGGCCTGGAACACTCGTGGACAAACCCGTGA